From one Leifsonia sp. 1010 genomic stretch:
- the uvrA gene encoding excinuclease ABC subunit UvrA, whose amino-acid sequence MNSDRVGESGNISRVTGSHLSVRGARVHNLHNVDLEIPRDSMVVFTGLSGSGKSSLAFDTIFAEGQRRYVESLSAYARQFLGQVDRPDVDFIEGLSPAVSIDQKSTNRNPRSTVGTITEIYDYMRLLWARIGVPHCPICGERIQRQTVQQIADQLMELEPGTRYMVVSPVVSQKKGEFVDLFKELAASGYSRALVDGEQIQLSDPPTLKKQYKHDISVVVDRLVAGPDILGRLTDSLETALRLTDGLVQVNYVDREGPAAWQNFSEKLSCPNGHPIQLTEIEPRTFSFNAPFGACPECSGLGTRMSVDDELLLGDDELSIAEGVIVPWTTQGKGLFNYYEKLLDGLARDLKFSLKTPWKKLPQNVRDAVLHGDNFEVKVRWKNRYGREMSYTSGFEGVVPYIERQYLQAETDTQRARWAEYLREVPCPVCGGKRLKPEVLAVLVHGKSIADASLLSLSDARNFMEKLHLTEREQKIGAQVLREIKVRLDFLIQVGLSYLDLARAAGTLSGGEAQRIRLATQIGSGLTGVLYVLDEPSIGLHQRDNRRLIDTLVALRDLGNTLIVVEHDEDTIRTADWIVDIGPGAGVNGGHVVHSGSYDDLLTNTDSLTGDYLAGRREIAIPSKRRKVDKKRMIRVVDAEANNLKKVTVDFPLGTFVAVTGVSGSGKSSLVNDILYRVMANKLNGARKVPGKHRTVTGLENLDKVVHVDQAPIGRTPRSNPATYTGVFDRIRNLFAETPEAKTRGYLPGRFSFNVKGGRCEACSGDGTIKIEMNFLPDVYVACEVCGGARYNRDTLSVHYKGKNIAEVLDMPISEAAEFFRPISAIHRYLQTLVDVGLGYVRLGQSATTLSGGEAQRVKLATELQRRSNGRSVYVLDEPTTGLHFEDVRKLLLVLNGLLDKGNTVIVIEHNLDVIKSADWIIDMGPEGGAGGGEVIATGTPEKVAETPGSHTGFFLKEILQGESARGAA is encoded by the coding sequence GTGAACAGCGATCGGGTCGGCGAATCCGGCAACATCAGCAGGGTGACGGGGTCGCACCTCAGCGTGCGCGGGGCACGCGTGCACAACCTGCACAACGTCGACCTCGAGATCCCGCGCGACTCGATGGTGGTCTTCACGGGCCTGTCCGGATCCGGCAAGTCGTCGCTCGCGTTCGACACGATCTTCGCCGAGGGGCAGCGCCGTTACGTCGAGTCGCTGTCCGCCTACGCCCGGCAGTTCCTGGGCCAGGTGGACCGCCCGGACGTCGACTTCATCGAGGGCCTCAGCCCTGCCGTGTCGATCGACCAGAAGTCGACCAACCGCAACCCGCGGTCGACGGTCGGCACGATCACCGAGATCTACGACTACATGCGTCTGCTGTGGGCGCGCATCGGCGTCCCGCACTGTCCGATCTGCGGGGAGCGCATCCAGCGTCAGACCGTCCAGCAGATCGCCGACCAGCTCATGGAGCTCGAGCCCGGCACCCGCTACATGGTCGTCAGCCCGGTGGTGTCGCAGAAGAAGGGCGAGTTCGTCGACCTCTTCAAGGAGCTCGCGGCGAGCGGGTACTCCCGCGCCCTGGTCGACGGCGAGCAGATCCAGCTCTCCGACCCGCCGACGCTGAAGAAGCAGTACAAGCACGACATCTCGGTCGTCGTCGACCGCCTCGTCGCCGGCCCGGACATCCTCGGCCGGCTGACCGACTCCCTCGAGACGGCGCTGCGCCTGACCGACGGTCTCGTGCAGGTCAACTACGTCGATCGTGAGGGGCCCGCGGCCTGGCAGAACTTCAGCGAGAAGCTGTCGTGCCCCAACGGCCACCCGATCCAGCTGACCGAGATCGAGCCGCGCACCTTCTCGTTCAACGCCCCGTTCGGCGCGTGCCCCGAGTGCTCCGGCCTCGGCACGCGCATGTCGGTGGATGACGAGCTCCTGCTCGGCGACGACGAGCTCAGCATCGCCGAGGGCGTCATCGTGCCGTGGACCACGCAGGGCAAGGGTCTCTTCAACTACTACGAGAAGCTGCTCGACGGCCTCGCCCGCGACCTCAAGTTCTCGCTCAAGACGCCGTGGAAGAAGCTGCCCCAGAACGTCCGGGACGCGGTGCTGCACGGCGACAACTTCGAGGTCAAGGTGCGGTGGAAGAACCGCTACGGCCGCGAGATGTCGTACACCTCCGGCTTCGAGGGCGTCGTGCCGTACATCGAGCGCCAGTACCTGCAGGCCGAGACGGACACGCAGCGCGCCCGCTGGGCCGAGTACCTGCGCGAGGTGCCGTGCCCCGTCTGCGGCGGCAAGCGGCTCAAGCCCGAGGTGCTCGCCGTGCTGGTCCACGGCAAGAGCATCGCCGATGCGTCGCTGCTCAGCCTGAGCGACGCCCGCAACTTCATGGAGAAGCTGCACCTGACGGAGCGCGAGCAGAAGATCGGCGCCCAGGTCCTGCGCGAGATCAAGGTCCGGCTCGACTTCCTCATCCAGGTCGGCCTCAGCTACCTCGACCTGGCCCGCGCGGCGGGCACCCTCTCCGGCGGCGAGGCGCAGCGCATCCGCCTGGCGACCCAGATCGGCTCCGGCCTGACCGGCGTGCTGTACGTGCTCGACGAGCCCAGCATCGGCCTGCACCAGCGTGACAACCGGCGTCTCATCGACACGCTCGTCGCCCTGCGCGACCTCGGCAACACGCTGATCGTGGTCGAGCACGACGAGGACACCATCCGCACCGCCGACTGGATCGTCGACATCGGCCCCGGCGCCGGTGTCAACGGCGGCCACGTCGTGCACTCCGGCTCCTACGACGACCTGCTCACGAACACGGACTCGCTGACCGGCGACTACCTCGCGGGCCGGCGCGAGATCGCCATCCCGTCCAAGCGCCGCAAGGTCGACAAGAAGCGGATGATCCGCGTCGTGGATGCGGAGGCCAACAACCTGAAGAAGGTCACGGTCGACTTCCCGCTCGGCACGTTCGTAGCGGTGACCGGTGTCTCCGGTTCGGGCAAGTCGTCGCTGGTCAACGACATCCTGTACCGGGTGATGGCCAACAAGCTCAACGGCGCCCGCAAGGTGCCGGGGAAGCACCGGACCGTCACCGGTCTGGAGAACCTCGACAAGGTCGTCCACGTCGACCAGGCGCCCATCGGCCGCACCCCACGGTCGAACCCGGCGACCTACACCGGCGTCTTCGACCGCATCCGCAACCTGTTCGCCGAGACGCCGGAGGCGAAGACCCGCGGCTACCTGCCCGGCCGGTTCAGCTTCAACGTCAAGGGCGGACGCTGCGAGGCGTGCTCGGGTGACGGCACGATCAAGATCGAGATGAACTTCCTGCCCGACGTCTACGTCGCGTGCGAGGTGTGCGGGGGAGCGCGGTACAACCGCGACACCCTGTCCGTGCACTACAAGGGCAAGAACATCGCCGAGGTGCTCGACATGCCGATCAGCGAGGCGGCGGAGTTCTTCCGCCCGATCTCGGCCATCCACCGCTACCTTCAGACCCTCGTCGACGTGGGCCTCGGCTACGTCCGGCTCGGGCAGAGCGCGACGACCCTCTCCGGCGGCGAGGCGCAGCGCGTGAAGCTCGCGACCGAGCTGCAGCGCCGGTCGAACGGCCGCAGCGTGTACGTGCTCGACGAGCCGACGACGGGTCTCCACTTCGAGGATGTGCGCAAGCTGCTGCTGGTGCTGAACGGCCTGCTCGACAAGGGCAACACGGTGATCGTCATCGAGCACAACCTCGACGTCATCAAGTCGGCCGACTGGATCATCGACATGGGTCCGGAGGGCGGCGCCGGCGGCGGAGAGGTCATCGCGACCGGCACACCCGAGAAGGTCGCCGAGACCCCGGGCAGCCACACCGGCTTCTTCCTCAAGGAGATCCTGCAGGGCGAGTCCGCCCGGGGCGCCGCGTAA
- a CDS encoding DUF58 domain-containing protein — protein sequence MTERAATATRVRWMPSPALAGAIVVGVIGVVAAFVMSRLEPALIGIPLLLSAAWGWDRRPAGSVDPVEITTAVTVEEAARGAVGDATLGVHVAVSAGQRPDAAHLRLGLGGATPVEAVVTPRTAADLRSEVPIVHSGPQRVAAVEARALGADAAWASAPTDEAAVERVVRPRRAPLRSLPLPARLLGLTGQHISTRPGDGGEFRDIDLFHPGDRLRRIDWKATARAGRGVDLYVRRTTATSDAAVHLVLDARDDVSAVVADWSRAYPRPAVSSLDLAREAASSLAAAYAGAADRIGFDDLGESRRVLPPRAGARHRERVLRAIEATAANGAPFTRVRSPRLAPGSIVFVLSTFLDDQPVTLALTWRAAGHRVIAVDVLPARDGRELPARDRLALRTIELERSLRLEQLQSGGVELLVWQDAALREAALRVLASARARR from the coding sequence GTGACCGAGCGAGCAGCGACCGCCACGCGGGTCCGGTGGATGCCCAGCCCGGCGCTGGCGGGCGCGATCGTGGTCGGAGTGATCGGCGTCGTCGCCGCCTTCGTCATGTCCCGGCTCGAACCGGCGCTGATCGGCATCCCGCTGCTGCTCTCCGCGGCGTGGGGATGGGACCGCCGGCCGGCCGGGTCCGTCGACCCGGTCGAGATCACCACGGCTGTGACCGTTGAGGAGGCCGCCCGCGGCGCCGTCGGCGACGCGACTCTCGGCGTCCACGTCGCCGTCTCCGCCGGCCAGCGTCCGGACGCCGCGCACCTCCGCCTGGGCCTGGGCGGCGCCACACCCGTCGAGGCGGTCGTCACCCCGCGGACGGCCGCCGACCTCCGGAGCGAGGTTCCCATCGTGCACTCCGGTCCGCAGCGCGTCGCCGCGGTCGAGGCGCGCGCCCTCGGCGCGGACGCGGCCTGGGCGAGCGCACCCACGGACGAGGCCGCGGTCGAACGGGTGGTGCGGCCCCGGCGCGCGCCCCTCCGCAGCCTCCCCCTGCCCGCGCGGCTGCTCGGGCTGACGGGGCAGCACATCTCCACGCGTCCGGGCGACGGCGGCGAGTTCCGCGACATCGACCTGTTCCATCCCGGCGACCGGCTGCGGCGCATCGACTGGAAGGCCACGGCGCGCGCCGGTCGCGGAGTCGACCTGTACGTCCGGCGCACGACGGCGACCTCGGACGCGGCCGTCCACCTCGTGCTCGACGCCCGCGATGATGTCAGCGCGGTCGTCGCCGACTGGTCGCGTGCGTACCCGCGGCCGGCCGTGTCGTCGCTCGACCTCGCGCGCGAGGCCGCTTCCTCGCTCGCCGCCGCCTACGCGGGCGCGGCCGACCGGATCGGGTTCGACGACCTGGGGGAGTCGCGCCGCGTGCTCCCTCCGCGGGCCGGCGCTCGGCACCGGGAGCGTGTGCTGCGGGCGATCGAGGCGACCGCCGCGAACGGGGCGCCGTTCACGCGGGTCCGTTCTCCGCGGCTCGCCCCCGGCTCGATCGTGTTCGTCCTGTCGACCTTCCTCGACGATCAGCCCGTGACGCTCGCGCTCACCTGGCGTGCCGCCGGCCACCGGGTGATCGCGGTCGATGTGCTCCCGGCTCGGGATGGGCGCGAGCTGCCCGCCCGCGACCGCCTGGCCCTGCGCACCATCGAGCTCGAGCGCTCCCTCCGCCTCGAGCAGCTGCAGTCGGGCGGTGTCGAGCTGCTCGTCTGGCAGGACGCTGCGCTGCGCGAGGCGGCGCTGCGGGTGCTGGCCTCCGCACGGGCCCGACGGTGA
- a CDS encoding MoxR family ATPase produces the protein MPADPRTASTTTASPSDASASLPVDEVARLGAAVLDRVGSVVVGMREPLRIAFATILAGGHVLFEDVPGLGKTLAARSIAAAVGLDFRRLQCTPDLLPSDITGSFVYVPSSGDFEFRPGPVFTGLFLADEINRTSPKTQSALLEAMAEGQVSVEGRSFLLPSPFHVVATANPIESEGTYALPEAQLDRFMVRLGVGYPDEAGESRVLLSRVARRHEVATVEAVIDAATLAAMQAGVEAVDVDADIAAYCVRLAAATRRHRSVEVGASPRGSQGLLLVARALAVLDGRDFVIPDDVKAVAIPVLAHRLTLTVQAWTGGVRAEQVVMEVVNTVPGPPAVGTAQRSAAESRA, from the coding sequence GTGCCCGCTGACCCCCGCACCGCATCCACCACCACCGCATCCCCGTCGGACGCATCCGCTTCGCTGCCGGTCGACGAGGTCGCCCGGCTCGGCGCGGCCGTGCTCGATCGGGTCGGGAGCGTCGTGGTCGGGATGCGCGAACCGCTGCGGATCGCCTTCGCCACGATCCTGGCGGGCGGCCACGTGCTGTTCGAAGACGTGCCCGGCCTCGGCAAGACCCTCGCCGCCCGCAGCATCGCGGCGGCCGTCGGACTCGACTTCCGCCGCCTCCAGTGCACGCCCGATCTGCTTCCGTCCGACATCACCGGGTCGTTCGTGTACGTGCCGAGCAGCGGCGACTTCGAGTTCCGGCCAGGACCGGTGTTCACGGGCCTGTTCCTCGCCGACGAGATCAACCGCACCTCGCCCAAGACGCAGTCCGCGCTGCTGGAGGCCATGGCCGAGGGGCAGGTGTCGGTCGAGGGCCGCAGCTTCCTCCTCCCGTCGCCCTTCCACGTCGTCGCGACGGCGAACCCGATCGAGTCGGAGGGCACGTACGCGCTTCCCGAGGCGCAGCTCGACCGGTTCATGGTGCGGCTCGGCGTCGGCTACCCGGACGAGGCGGGGGAGTCGCGCGTCCTGCTCTCCCGCGTGGCGCGGCGGCATGAGGTCGCCACGGTCGAGGCGGTCATCGACGCGGCGACGCTCGCGGCCATGCAGGCGGGCGTCGAGGCGGTGGATGTGGATGCGGACATCGCCGCGTACTGCGTCCGCCTCGCCGCAGCCACCCGCCGGCACCGGTCCGTCGAGGTCGGGGCGTCCCCGCGCGGTTCGCAGGGCCTCCTCCTCGTCGCGCGAGCACTGGCCGTGCTCGATGGGCGCGACTTCGTCATCCCCGACGACGTGAAGGCGGTCGCCATCCCGGTGCTCGCGCACCGGCTCACCTTGACGGTGCAGGCGTGGACGGGCGGCGTTCGTGCGGAGCAGGTCGTCATGGAGGTGGTCAACACCGTGCCGGGACCGCCCGCGGTCGGGACGGCGCAGCGCTCGGCGGCGGAGTCGCGCGCGTGA
- a CDS encoding DUF4129 domain-containing protein — protein MTTKAGGRRRWTLAACVVLAAVALVAVAFQGAPQFSGPRMFLPPGPVRTQAPAPQQSGSPAPRGTAHEVRIDLSWLLVALVVLAVIIGLALLWRLRRRPSRPLELPPLDTVGVADTSEVHADQGPEPEPEQVRRGLDRAAEVLAEPREPRDAIEAAWVGLEEGAADSGVRRLPAETPAEFAARVVARVAADRDAAARLLALYLRARFSSAPVTTDDVAAARDAVEALRASWSVASGGRSSTREGGRR, from the coding sequence GTGACCACGAAGGCGGGCGGACGGCGGCGATGGACCCTCGCCGCGTGCGTCGTGCTCGCTGCGGTCGCCCTCGTCGCCGTGGCGTTCCAGGGAGCGCCGCAGTTCAGCGGGCCGCGGATGTTCCTGCCGCCCGGCCCCGTCCGGACGCAGGCGCCGGCGCCGCAGCAGTCGGGCAGCCCGGCGCCGCGCGGGACCGCGCACGAGGTCCGCATCGACCTCTCGTGGCTGCTGGTCGCGCTCGTCGTGCTCGCCGTCATCATCGGCCTGGCGCTGCTCTGGCGCCTGCGTCGCCGTCCGTCGCGGCCGCTCGAACTTCCTCCGCTCGACACGGTCGGCGTGGCGGATACCTCCGAGGTGCACGCCGACCAGGGGCCGGAGCCCGAGCCGGAGCAGGTGCGCCGCGGACTCGACCGCGCCGCTGAGGTTCTCGCAGAACCGCGCGAGCCGCGCGACGCGATCGAGGCCGCCTGGGTGGGGCTGGAGGAGGGCGCCGCCGATTCCGGCGTCCGTCGCCTCCCCGCCGAGACGCCCGCCGAGTTCGCCGCGCGCGTCGTCGCCCGCGTGGCGGCCGACCGCGACGCCGCAGCCCGGCTGCTCGCCCTGTACCTGCGCGCGCGGTTCAGCAGCGCGCCCGTGACCACCGACGACGTCGCAGCCGCCCGGGACGCGGTCGAGGCGCTGCGGGCATCCTGGAGCGTCGCGTCCGGCGGCCGGTCGAGCACCCGGGAAGGCGGCCGGCGATGA
- the uvrB gene encoding excinuclease ABC subunit UvrB: MLPTRSVRPFEVVSEYSPSGDQPQAIAELSARINAGETDVVLLGATGTGKSATTAWLIEQVQRPTLVLAHNKTLAAQLANEFRELLPNNAVEYFVSYYDYYQPEAYVPQTDTFIEKDSSINAEVERLRHSTTNSLLSRRDVVVVSTVSCIYGLGAAEEYLEAMVALQVGQNVGRDALIRRFVNMQYERNDVDFSRGKFRVRGDTIEIIPVYEENAIRIELFGDEIEALYSLHPLTGDVIKKMDAVSVFPATHYAASPATMQRAIGTIQEELQERLQELEREGKLLEAQRLRMRTQFDLEMMEQIGFCSGIENYSRHIDGRAPGEAPNCLLDYFPDDFLVVIDESHVTVPQIGAMYEGDASRKRTLVEHGFRLPSALDNRPLKWNEFKDRVGQTVYLSATPGKYEMGIADGVVEQIIRPTGLIDPEIVVKPTKGQIDDLLEEIRLRVERDERVLVTTLTKKMAEELTDFLAEAGVKVRYLHSDVDTLRRVELLSELRAGVYDVLVGINLLREGLDLPEVSLVAILDADKEGFLRSSTSLVQTIGRAARNVSGQVHMYADVLTDSMKSAIEETDRRREKQIEYNRVNGIDPTPLRKRIADITDVLAREEADTARMLAGREQKRKSPTPNLRNGGIAAQGAAELEGLIADLNQQMLAAAGELKFELAARLRDELSDLKRDLRQMEKAGHLG, encoded by the coding sequence ATGCTTCCCACGCGCTCCGTCCGTCCCTTCGAGGTCGTCAGCGAATACAGTCCGAGCGGCGACCAGCCGCAGGCGATCGCCGAACTGTCCGCCCGCATCAACGCGGGTGAGACCGACGTGGTGCTGCTGGGTGCGACGGGTACCGGAAAATCCGCGACGACCGCCTGGCTGATCGAGCAGGTGCAGCGCCCGACGCTGGTGCTCGCGCACAATAAGACGCTCGCGGCGCAGCTGGCCAACGAGTTCCGCGAGCTTCTGCCCAACAACGCGGTCGAGTACTTCGTGTCGTACTACGACTACTACCAGCCGGAGGCGTACGTTCCGCAGACGGACACCTTCATCGAGAAGGACTCGTCGATCAACGCCGAGGTCGAGCGGCTGCGCCACTCCACCACCAACTCGCTGCTCAGCCGGCGCGACGTCGTCGTCGTCTCGACCGTCTCGTGCATCTACGGCCTCGGTGCCGCTGAAGAGTACCTGGAGGCCATGGTCGCCCTCCAGGTCGGCCAGAACGTCGGCCGCGACGCGCTGATCCGCCGCTTCGTCAACATGCAGTACGAGCGCAACGACGTCGACTTCTCGCGCGGCAAGTTCCGCGTGCGCGGCGACACGATCGAGATCATCCCCGTCTACGAAGAGAACGCGATCCGCATCGAGCTGTTCGGCGACGAGATCGAGGCGCTGTACTCCCTGCACCCGCTGACCGGCGACGTCATCAAGAAGATGGATGCCGTTTCGGTCTTCCCGGCGACGCACTACGCCGCGAGCCCCGCGACGATGCAGCGTGCGATCGGAACCATTCAGGAGGAGCTTCAGGAGCGCCTGCAGGAGCTGGAGCGTGAGGGCAAGCTGCTCGAGGCACAGCGGCTGCGGATGCGCACCCAGTTCGACCTCGAGATGATGGAGCAGATCGGTTTCTGCTCGGGCATCGAGAACTACTCGCGCCACATCGACGGTCGCGCGCCGGGGGAGGCCCCGAACTGCCTGCTCGACTACTTCCCCGACGACTTCCTGGTCGTGATCGACGAGTCGCACGTCACCGTTCCGCAGATCGGCGCCATGTACGAGGGCGACGCGTCGCGGAAGCGCACGCTGGTCGAGCACGGGTTCCGGTTGCCGAGCGCGCTGGACAACCGTCCGCTCAAGTGGAACGAGTTCAAGGACCGCGTCGGCCAGACCGTGTACCTCTCCGCCACCCCGGGCAAGTACGAGATGGGTATCGCGGACGGCGTGGTCGAGCAGATCATCCGACCGACCGGCCTCATCGACCCCGAGATCGTGGTCAAGCCCACCAAGGGGCAGATCGACGACCTGCTGGAGGAGATCCGCCTGCGGGTGGAGCGCGACGAGCGTGTGCTCGTCACCACGCTCACCAAGAAGATGGCGGAAGAGCTCACCGACTTCCTCGCGGAGGCGGGGGTGAAGGTGCGGTACCTCCACTCGGACGTCGACACGCTGCGCCGGGTGGAGCTGCTCAGCGAGCTCCGCGCGGGCGTCTACGACGTGCTGGTCGGCATCAACCTGCTGCGCGAGGGACTCGACCTTCCGGAGGTGTCGCTGGTCGCCATCCTCGACGCCGACAAGGAGGGCTTCCTGCGTTCGTCGACCTCACTGGTGCAGACGATCGGACGAGCGGCTCGAAACGTGTCCGGACAGGTCCACATGTATGCGGACGTGCTCACGGACTCCATGAAGAGCGCGATCGAGGAGACCGACCGGCGGCGCGAGAAGCAGATCGAGTACAACCGCGTCAACGGCATCGATCCGACGCCGCTCCGCAAGCGCATCGCCGACATCACCGACGTGCTGGCGCGTGAGGAGGCGGACACCGCGCGGATGCTCGCCGGGCGCGAGCAGAAGCGCAAGAGCCCGACGCCCAACTTGCGCAACGGCGGCATCGCGGCGCAGGGCGCGGCGGAACTCGAAGGACTCATCGCCGACCTCAATCAGCAGATGCTGGCGGCGGCGGGCGAGCTGAAGTTCGAGCTGGCGGCCCGCCTGCGCGACGAGCTCTCCGACCTGAAGCGCGATCTGCGGCAGATGGAGAAGGCCGGGCACCTGGGCTGA
- the coaE gene encoding dephospho-CoA kinase: MQLIGLTGGIASGKSTIASRLASHGAVVVDADRIAREVVEPGTPALAEIARRFGDGVIAPDGSLDRPALGAIVFGDPEALQALNGITHPAVLRESTARFRAAAERDPDAIVVYDVPLLVESANEYPFDRVVVAHADEQTRVSRLVELRGMDRAEAERRIHSQASDAERLAVADVVIETGGTLEHTLEQVDALWEELRARP, translated from the coding sequence GTGCAGCTGATCGGACTCACGGGCGGGATCGCGTCCGGAAAATCGACCATCGCCTCCCGTCTCGCCTCCCACGGCGCCGTCGTGGTGGATGCCGACCGGATCGCCCGCGAGGTGGTGGAGCCGGGAACCCCGGCGCTGGCGGAGATCGCCCGCCGCTTCGGCGACGGCGTCATCGCCCCGGACGGCAGCCTCGACCGCCCAGCTCTCGGGGCGATCGTCTTCGGTGACCCGGAGGCACTGCAGGCTCTCAACGGAATCACCCACCCGGCCGTCCTCCGGGAGTCGACGGCCCGGTTCCGGGCGGCCGCCGAGCGCGACCCCGACGCCATCGTCGTCTACGACGTCCCGCTGCTGGTCGAGTCCGCCAACGAGTACCCGTTCGACCGCGTGGTCGTCGCCCACGCCGACGAGCAGACCCGCGTCTCCCGGCTGGTGGAGCTGCGCGGGATGGATCGTGCCGAGGCCGAGCGCCGCATCCACTCCCAGGCGTCCGATGCCGAGCGGCTGGCCGTCGCCGACGTCGTGATCGAGACCGGTGGCACCCTGGAGCACACGCTCGAGCAGGTCGACGCCCTCTGGGAGGAGCTGCGCGCGCGGCCGTGA
- the rpsA gene encoding 30S ribosomal protein S1 has product MTTATTDKAPKQVAVNDIGSAEDFLAAVEKTLKFFNDGDLIEGTVVKIDRDEVLLDVGYKTEGVIPSRELSIKHDVDPSEVVEVGDTVEALVLQKEDKEGRLILSKKRAQYERAWGDVEKIKEADGVVTGTVIEVVKGGLIVDIGLRGFLPASLIELRRVRDLTPYLGQEIEAKILELDKNRNNVVLSRRALLEQTQSESRTTFLNNLHKGQVRKGVVSSIVNFGAFVDLGGVDGLVHVSELSWKHIEHASEVVEVGQEVTVEILEVDLDRERVSLSLKATQEDPWQVFARTHAIGQVAPGKVTKLVPFGAFVRVADGIEGLVHISELSGKHVELAEQVVSVGDEVFVKVIDIDLERRRISLSLKQANEGVDPEGTEFDPALYGMVTEYDEQGNYKYPEGFDPETNEWKEGFESQRDEWEQQYAAAQARWEAHKRQVAKGLEEAAADSGTSTYSSDSGAGGTLADDESLAALREKLSSNS; this is encoded by the coding sequence ATGACAACCGCAACGACCGACAAGGCACCCAAGCAGGTCGCCGTCAACGACATCGGATCTGCTGAGGACTTTCTTGCCGCGGTCGAAAAGACGCTGAAGTTCTTCAACGACGGAGACCTCATCGAAGGCACCGTCGTCAAGATCGACCGCGACGAGGTCCTCCTCGACGTCGGTTACAAGACGGAGGGCGTCATCCCCTCCCGTGAGCTTTCCATCAAGCACGACGTCGACCCCAGCGAGGTCGTCGAGGTCGGCGACACCGTCGAGGCCCTCGTTCTCCAGAAGGAGGACAAGGAGGGTCGCCTCATCCTGTCCAAGAAGCGTGCGCAGTACGAGCGCGCCTGGGGCGATGTGGAGAAGATCAAGGAGGCCGACGGTGTCGTTACCGGTACGGTCATCGAGGTCGTCAAGGGCGGCCTGATCGTCGACATCGGCCTGCGCGGCTTCCTGCCCGCGTCGCTCATCGAGCTGCGCCGTGTCCGCGACCTCACCCCCTACCTGGGTCAGGAGATCGAGGCCAAGATCCTCGAGCTCGACAAGAACCGGAACAACGTGGTGCTCTCGCGCCGCGCGCTGCTGGAGCAGACCCAGTCGGAGTCCCGCACCACGTTCCTCAACAACCTGCACAAGGGCCAGGTCCGCAAGGGCGTCGTCTCGTCGATCGTCAACTTCGGTGCGTTCGTCGACCTCGGCGGCGTCGACGGTCTCGTCCACGTGTCGGAGCTCTCCTGGAAGCACATCGAGCACGCCTCCGAGGTCGTCGAGGTGGGCCAGGAGGTCACCGTCGAGATCCTCGAGGTCGACCTCGACCGCGAGCGCGTCTCGCTGTCGCTCAAGGCGACGCAGGAAGACCCGTGGCAGGTCTTCGCCCGCACCCACGCGATCGGTCAGGTCGCACCGGGCAAGGTCACCAAGCTGGTTCCGTTCGGTGCGTTCGTCCGCGTCGCCGATGGCATCGAGGGCCTCGTGCACATCTCGGAGCTGTCCGGCAAGCACGTCGAGCTGGCCGAGCAGGTCGTCTCGGTGGGCGACGAGGTGTTCGTCAAGGTCATCGACATCGACCTGGAGCGCCGCCGCATCTCGCTGTCGCTCAAGCAGGCGAACGAGGGCGTCGACCCCGAGGGCACCGAGTTCGACCCGGCGCTCTACGGCATGGTCACCGAGTACGACGAGCAGGGCAACTACAAGTACCCGGAGGGCTTCGACCCGGAGACCAACGAGTGGAAGGAAGGCTTCGAGTCGCAGCGCGACGAGTGGGAGCAGCAGTACGCTGCCGCCCAGGCTCGTTGGGAGGCGCACAAGCGCCAGGTTGCGAAGGGCCTCGAGGAGGCTGCCGCCGACAGCGGCACGTCGACCTACTCCTCCGACTCCGGTGCCGGCGGAACGCTCGCCGACGACGAGTCGCTCGCGGCACTGCGCGAGAAGCTCAGCTCCAACTCCTGA